From the Agrobacterium larrymoorei genome, one window contains:
- a CDS encoding mannonate dehydratase, which yields MRVGLSLFGKTLNEDGARYAAQLGVHDVVLHFTDYSRNGDNFRYLAGEVGPINGDCIDAPLWTYDHMRACVGMLARHHIKPAALENISPNFWSDILLDGPEKASQMAAMKQLVRDAGRAGIPVIGYNFSIAGVWGWQRKRVARGGATTAVFNLAEIPGDDPVPDGMVGNMRYRAALSNKVATEIEEEEFWQRLEWFLQQLVPVAQEANVRLAAHPDDPPVERLRRTPRLVNQPHKYDRLLDIVPNPANALEFCLGSLQEMTTGDIYEATRHFARRGAIGYVHFRNVRGKVPHYEETFVDDGDIDMAEIVRVLRDENYDGVLVPDHVPDMDCPAPWHAGNAYTIGYMKALIANADCLGPSRTGRALA from the coding sequence ATGCGCGTCGGATTGAGTCTTTTTGGCAAAACGTTGAACGAGGACGGCGCGCGATATGCCGCGCAGCTCGGTGTTCATGACGTCGTTTTGCACTTCACTGACTATAGTCGCAACGGCGACAATTTCCGCTACCTCGCGGGAGAGGTTGGGCCGATCAACGGCGACTGCATCGATGCGCCGCTTTGGACCTATGACCATATGCGCGCCTGTGTCGGCATGCTGGCACGTCACCATATTAAACCTGCGGCACTTGAAAACATATCGCCGAACTTCTGGTCCGACATTCTTCTCGACGGTCCGGAAAAGGCAAGCCAGATGGCCGCGATGAAACAACTGGTGCGCGATGCCGGCCGTGCGGGCATTCCCGTCATCGGCTATAATTTCTCCATCGCCGGTGTCTGGGGCTGGCAGCGTAAGCGTGTGGCGCGAGGCGGTGCTACGACAGCGGTCTTCAATCTTGCCGAAATACCTGGCGATGATCCTGTGCCTGACGGCATGGTCGGCAATATGCGCTACCGCGCCGCCTTGTCGAACAAGGTGGCGACTGAGATTGAAGAAGAAGAATTTTGGCAGCGGCTGGAATGGTTCCTGCAGCAGCTTGTGCCGGTGGCCCAAGAAGCCAATGTCCGCCTTGCTGCGCATCCTGACGATCCGCCGGTCGAGCGGCTGCGCCGCACGCCGCGGCTTGTCAACCAGCCGCACAAATACGACCGGCTTCTCGACATCGTGCCAAACCCGGCGAACGCGCTCGAATTCTGCCTGGGGTCGCTGCAGGAGATGACAACCGGCGATATCTATGAGGCGACGCGCCATTTCGCCCGCAGGGGCGCGATTGGGTATGTCCATTTCAGAAATGTCCGAGGCAAGGTGCCGCATTACGAAGAGACCTTCGTCGATGACGGCGACATCGACATGGCGGAAATCGTCAGGGTGCTGCGGGATGAGAATTACGATGGCGTGCTCGTGCCGGACCATGTGCCGGATATGGATTGCCCGGCACCATGGCACGCAGGGAATGCCTACACGATCGGATACATGAAGGCATTGATCGCAAATGCAGATTGCCTTGGGCCGTCTCGCACGGGCCGTGCACTCGCGTGA
- a CDS encoding carbohydrate ABC transporter permease, with amino-acid sequence MVRQSTGLLFVLPALIVLAMLIAYPVAYTGLLSVSNQQGEFVGVKNFATVLGARATPQAFWNTLYFVGASIIFQVALGTAAAVLLNQNFTGRAIVRSITVIPWVVPGIVAATTWAWMFHTEFGIINYMMTAPAIIDQPIGWLTNRDTVMPVLIAINVWKMFPFVTVMVLAGLQSIPNDLYEAARIDGASFWEEVWHIMLPQVRPIITAVTLLLVIWGLNSITIIYAITRGGPANKTLITPIQIFRMAFEAVQFNQAAALSVLFFAVAIVVVFVYVKFIQAPSGEAR; translated from the coding sequence ATGGTCCGCCAATCGACGGGTCTACTCTTCGTCTTGCCAGCGCTTATCGTGCTCGCGATGCTGATCGCCTATCCGGTCGCCTATACCGGTCTGCTGAGCGTCAGCAACCAGCAGGGTGAATTCGTCGGGGTTAAAAACTTCGCGACCGTGCTGGGTGCCCGTGCAACGCCGCAGGCGTTCTGGAACACGCTCTATTTCGTGGGTGCGTCCATCATCTTCCAAGTGGCGCTTGGAACGGCCGCCGCAGTGTTGCTAAATCAGAATTTTACCGGCAGGGCGATCGTCCGGTCGATCACGGTTATTCCTTGGGTCGTTCCTGGCATCGTTGCGGCGACGACCTGGGCATGGATGTTCCACACAGAGTTCGGGATCATCAACTACATGATGACAGCGCCCGCCATCATTGACCAGCCGATCGGATGGCTGACGAACCGCGATACGGTTATGCCGGTGCTGATCGCCATCAACGTCTGGAAGATGTTTCCATTCGTCACCGTCATGGTGCTCGCCGGCCTGCAGTCGATCCCCAACGATCTTTATGAAGCCGCGCGGATCGATGGTGCAAGTTTCTGGGAGGAGGTCTGGCACATCATGCTACCGCAGGTCCGCCCGATCATCACCGCTGTCACTTTGCTTCTGGTGATCTGGGGCTTGAACTCCATCACCATTATCTACGCGATCACCCGTGGCGGGCCCGCCAACAAGACGCTCATCACGCCCATCCAGATCTTCAGGATGGCATTTGAGGCGGTGCAGTTCAACCAGGCGGCGGCGCTTTCCGTGCTGTTCTTCGCCGTCGCGATCGTGGTCGTCTTCGTCTACGTCAAATTCATTCAAGCGCCCTCGGGAGAAGCTCGATGA
- a CDS encoding carbohydrate ABC transporter permease, with protein sequence MNAATPKLKRTGMPVALIAIGAILLVAVSLFPFVWMAISSVKTLGELYTVPPSWFPHAPTWANYYTVIFESNIPRYFLNSVIISVGSTGLALILAIFASYGFARFNFKGKSVLQSFVLVGQLLPTAAIIVPLFITLRVLGLVNTFWGLILVYMIITLPLSVWMLTSYFKAIPVELEEAAIVDGASRIGVLFRITLPLSTPGIVAVLVYAFVTTWNEFIFALCFATDSSVKTLPIGLAEFSTEFNTDWGAVMAASLVMTLPIALLFLSMQKLFVGGLTAGATKG encoded by the coding sequence ATGAACGCCGCTACCCCAAAACTCAAGCGGACCGGCATGCCGGTGGCGCTGATCGCCATTGGCGCCATCCTTCTGGTCGCCGTCAGTCTGTTCCCCTTCGTCTGGATGGCGATCTCGTCGGTCAAGACGCTCGGTGAACTCTACACAGTGCCTCCGAGCTGGTTCCCGCACGCGCCGACTTGGGCGAATTATTACACCGTCATCTTTGAATCCAACATTCCCCGCTATTTCCTCAACAGCGTCATCATTTCGGTGGGGTCGACGGGGCTCGCTCTCATTCTGGCGATCTTCGCATCTTATGGATTTGCCCGCTTCAACTTCAAGGGAAAGTCTGTCCTGCAATCATTCGTGCTGGTGGGGCAACTCCTGCCGACGGCGGCGATCATCGTACCGCTGTTCATTACGCTGCGTGTTCTCGGTCTGGTCAATACCTTCTGGGGCCTCATCCTCGTCTACATGATCATCACGCTGCCATTGTCTGTCTGGATGCTGACCAGCTATTTCAAGGCCATTCCAGTCGAGCTCGAAGAGGCGGCGATCGTTGATGGCGCCTCGCGTATCGGCGTGCTTTTCCGCATTACCCTGCCGCTTTCGACGCCAGGCATTGTCGCGGTTCTCGTCTATGCCTTCGTGACCACCTGGAACGAGTTCATCTTCGCCCTGTGCTTCGCGACGGATTCCTCGGTGAAGACATTGCCGATCGGTTTGGCGGAGTTTTCCACCGAGTTCAACACGGACTGGGGCGCCGTCATGGCGGCATCGCTGGTGATGACGCTGCCGATCGCCCTTCTATTCCTCAGCATGCAGAAGCTCTTTGTCGGCGGCCTGACCGCGGGCGCGACTAAAGGATAA
- a CDS encoding aldo/keto reductase produces MTSNIIPPMGLGTYGQTGSEGVDAMLAAIEIGYRHLDTAQSYGTEVTVGEAVARSGIKRAEFFVTTKVADTNLASGDFLPSVERSLQTLKLDQVDLLLIHWPTRDQIVPFEDYVHALAQAREQKIARLIGVSNFPIALLERAAELIGHDALATNQIEIHPYLQAPKIRNHARQAGLQLTAYMPLAKGRVLDDPLIAAIAERLSATPAAVVLAFLMAEGHIIIPSSANTKRLRDNYAALDLRLSDADMAQLRGLDRGERMINPEKSPAWDD; encoded by the coding sequence ATGACTAGCAACATCATTCCTCCGATGGGTTTGGGAACCTATGGCCAGACTGGATCGGAAGGCGTGGATGCCATGCTGGCGGCCATCGAGATCGGATACCGGCACCTCGATACGGCGCAGAGCTATGGAACGGAAGTGACGGTCGGCGAGGCCGTGGCAAGGTCCGGGATCAAGCGAGCCGAATTTTTCGTGACCACCAAGGTCGCCGATACCAATCTTGCAAGCGGCGATTTCCTGCCCAGCGTGGAGCGCAGTCTGCAGACGTTGAAACTCGATCAGGTCGATCTCCTGCTGATCCATTGGCCGACCAGAGACCAGATCGTTCCGTTCGAAGACTATGTGCATGCGCTCGCGCAGGCGCGCGAACAGAAAATCGCCCGCCTGATCGGCGTGTCCAACTTTCCCATCGCCCTTTTGGAGAGGGCGGCGGAGCTTATCGGCCATGATGCCCTGGCGACGAACCAGATCGAGATCCATCCCTATTTGCAGGCGCCAAAAATCCGTAACCATGCGCGTCAGGCCGGATTGCAGCTCACCGCCTATATGCCGCTCGCCAAGGGGCGCGTGCTCGACGATCCGCTGATTGCCGCGATCGCCGAACGCCTGTCGGCAACGCCAGCGGCAGTCGTCCTGGCATTCCTCATGGCCGAAGGCCACATCATCATTCCATCGTCTGCAAACACAAAGCGGCTCAGGGACAATTATGCAGCGCTCGATCTGCGCCTGAGCGATGCCGACATGGCGCAATTGCGCGGGTTGGATCGCGGCGAGCGGATGATCAACCCGGAAAAATCTCCCGCCTGGGACGATTGA
- a CDS encoding ABC transporter substrate-binding protein codes for MFSRKLTLLAAATAGLLVGTTLASAGEVTWWTPNFNEARARELVKTFEAAHPDIKVKLEITAADGLAQRILTTMQSGAAPDLIDVQHGWVNGYARNELVTKLDDVIEDRDDYVPGALAYGTYDNALWAIPYRIESHAVIYNKDHFREAGLDPEKSLETWPQLVEAAKKLTREGRSGFAITGGGEVGNTIFRSLPFIWMNGGSIISEDQTKATVNEPKAVEAVKFYTDMYTELKASPASTLENDGTANRRLFIAGTVSMYQSGQFDVVSIRKENPKIDVGVMPIPHPEGAQTASILGGWSLVIPKQARNPEDGKVLLKFLAKAENQAILTDTFPARTSGMSAERFKNPDLNAFKEMLPHGRALPANKNWVQITQAYFDGIQRILLGDEDVQTSMDHAAEDIQALLDQ; via the coding sequence ATGTTCAGTCGGAAATTGACACTGCTTGCGGCAGCGACTGCGGGTTTGCTGGTAGGCACGACTTTGGCCAGCGCCGGGGAGGTGACCTGGTGGACGCCGAACTTCAACGAGGCTCGGGCACGCGAGCTGGTGAAGACATTCGAAGCGGCGCATCCGGATATCAAGGTCAAGCTTGAAATCACGGCGGCAGATGGCCTGGCACAGCGCATTTTGACGACGATGCAGTCGGGAGCTGCGCCTGACCTCATCGATGTGCAGCACGGCTGGGTCAACGGATATGCCCGCAATGAGCTGGTGACGAAACTTGATGACGTGATCGAGGATCGCGACGATTATGTTCCAGGCGCCCTGGCATACGGCACCTATGACAACGCGCTGTGGGCGATCCCGTATCGCATCGAAAGCCACGCGGTCATCTACAACAAAGACCATTTTCGTGAAGCCGGTCTCGATCCGGAAAAGTCGCTAGAAACCTGGCCGCAGCTTGTCGAGGCGGCCAAGAAGCTGACCCGCGAGGGCCGCTCCGGTTTTGCCATCACCGGCGGTGGAGAAGTCGGCAATACCATCTTCCGCTCTCTGCCGTTCATCTGGATGAATGGCGGATCGATCATTTCCGAAGACCAGACCAAGGCAACGGTCAACGAGCCCAAGGCCGTCGAAGCGGTCAAGTTCTATACCGACATGTATACGGAGCTGAAAGCCTCGCCGGCATCGACGCTGGAAAATGACGGAACGGCCAACCGCCGTCTGTTTATCGCTGGCACGGTTTCGATGTACCAGTCCGGGCAATTTGACGTCGTCTCGATCCGCAAGGAAAACCCCAAGATCGATGTAGGCGTCATGCCGATCCCGCATCCCGAGGGCGCACAAACCGCTTCGATCCTCGGTGGCTGGAGCCTTGTTATTCCCAAGCAGGCACGCAATCCCGAAGACGGTAAAGTGCTGTTGAAGTTCCTGGCAAAGGCTGAGAACCAGGCGATCCTGACCGATACATTTCCGGCCCGGACATCCGGCATGTCTGCCGAGCGCTTCAAAAATCCCGATCTAAACGCGTTCAAGGAAATGCTGCCGCACGGCCGCGCCCTACCTGCCAACAAGAACTGGGTGCAGATCACCCAGGCCTATTTCGATGGCATCCAGCGCATTCTCCTTGGCGACGAGGACGTGCAGACGTCGATGGACCATGCCGCCGAAGATATTCAGGCGCTGCTGGACCAGTAG